A stretch of the Desulfobacter sp. genome encodes the following:
- the mgtE gene encoding magnesium transporter → MQKEQIQILKVSIKRLLRRGANKPLLNIINKTHMADLSIVFRDLTLLNQQKLFNLLEDPEEIGILFSKLDEATFVEFVKTVKFETLVEIFDHMPSDDAAELLGLLDEELSDKILSKMKKEESDNVEQIMSYDEDTAGSLMVKDFVALEEDVNAKEVIEALQNKYLDVEMPFYIYVIDSYGKLVGVSSLRQLVVESPDRPLKEFMATDIVSVKPYTDREEVARIVSRYDYLAVPVVDDDNRIVGIVTVDDVIDILHEAATEDMLKMAGVGEEYVETQTIIKGTRIRLPWLFASCLGGVAAFFIIGGFEETLVKFAGLAAFIPVIMGMGGNIGTQSSTIVVRGIATGRVDVKDFAQVVTKELAVGSILGVVYGALIGMVAKISFMSEPFSWALAMAVGLAIFLSMSVAALVGSMVPLVLQRLNIDPAVATGPFVTTSIDIVSVYCYFTIARFLLGL, encoded by the coding sequence ATGCAAAAAGAACAAATCCAGATACTAAAAGTCAGCATTAAAAGGTTGTTGCGCAGGGGGGCCAACAAACCCTTGCTCAATATTATCAATAAAACCCATATGGCTGACCTTTCCATTGTTTTTCGGGATTTGACCCTGCTCAACCAGCAAAAGCTTTTTAATCTTCTTGAGGATCCTGAAGAGATTGGTATCCTGTTTTCCAAACTGGATGAAGCCACCTTTGTCGAGTTTGTTAAAACTGTGAAATTTGAAACGCTTGTGGAAATATTTGACCACATGCCTTCGGATGACGCAGCTGAATTGCTCGGGCTTCTGGATGAAGAACTGTCTGATAAAATCCTTTCAAAGATGAAAAAAGAAGAGTCTGACAATGTCGAGCAGATCATGAGCTATGACGAAGACACCGCAGGCTCTCTTATGGTCAAAGATTTTGTGGCATTGGAAGAGGATGTAAATGCCAAAGAGGTGATCGAAGCATTACAGAACAAATATCTGGATGTGGAAATGCCTTTTTATATTTATGTGATAGATTCCTATGGTAAATTGGTTGGGGTAAGTTCGTTGCGCCAGCTTGTGGTGGAATCACCGGACCGTCCCCTTAAAGAGTTCATGGCAACGGATATTGTTTCGGTCAAGCCCTATACGGACAGAGAAGAGGTGGCAAGGATTGTTTCCCGGTATGATTACCTGGCCGTTCCTGTGGTGGATGACGATAATCGGATCGTGGGTATTGTGACCGTGGACGATGTTATTGATATTCTTCACGAGGCTGCCACAGAAGATATGTTGAAAATGGCGGGCGTGGGTGAAGAGTACGTTGAAACCCAGACCATCATCAAGGGAACAAGGATACGGCTGCCCTGGCTGTTTGCATCCTGCCTGGGCGGTGTGGCTGCCTTTTTTATCATTGGCGGGTTTGAAGAAACCCTGGTGAAGTTTGCAGGACTTGCCGCATTTATTCCGGTGATCATGGGAATGGGAGGCAATATCGGTACCCAGAGTTCAACCATTGTTGTCCGGGGCATTGCCACAGGACGGGTGGATGTTAAAGACTTTGCCCAGGTGGTCACAAAGGAATTGGCTGTGGGGTCGATTCTCGGCGTTGTCTACGGGGCATTAATCGGCATGGTTGCAAAGATCAGTTTTATGTCCGAGCCTTTTTCCTGGGCCTTGGCCATGGCTGTGGGACTTGCCATTTTTCTTTCCATGTCCGTGGCAGCCCTTGTGGGGTCCATGGTTCCCCTGGTTCTTCAGCGTCTGAACATCGACCCTGCCGTGGCCACAGGTCCTTTTGTTACCACCTCCATCGATATTGTCAGTGTCTATTGTTATTTTACGATTGCCCGTTTTTTGCTCGGCCTGTAA
- a CDS encoding SurA N-terminal domain-containing protein, which yields MVKIRQIIFLGIGMAMMGFFSQSSAEVIDRIVAIVNNDIVTLSELNKATMVYRKNIQASQNSDTRKQELITQLESDMLNQLVESSLTIQEAGKYGIEVKTQDVDRAIENFKTANKIDDEGLERGLAAEGMTIAEYREKMKDQILQSMLVNRAVRSKIVITDEDIQTYYDAHKDEFIGIKKYQLRNILSQSQDEITLVENRLKSGESFADLAQEFSIGSNASQGGELGLFDINSFSQDIKTALEGLKKGDHTPVMKTGSAFQIIYVEDIIMEGNQTADQAKTKIQNILFKEQGQKQFNQWMESLKQNAHIKLML from the coding sequence ATCGTGAAGATAAGACAAATTATTTTCCTTGGTATCGGTATGGCAATGATGGGGTTTTTTTCTCAGTCTTCTGCAGAAGTTATCGATCGGATTGTGGCCATTGTTAACAATGATATTGTAACCCTTTCAGAATTGAACAAGGCCACCATGGTATATCGAAAGAATATTCAAGCCTCTCAAAATTCTGATACACGCAAACAAGAGCTTATCACTCAACTTGAATCTGATATGCTCAACCAGCTGGTTGAAAGTTCGCTGACCATTCAGGAAGCCGGAAAATACGGAATTGAGGTAAAGACTCAAGATGTGGATCGGGCCATTGAAAATTTCAAAACCGCCAACAAGATTGATGATGAAGGCCTTGAGCGCGGTCTTGCCGCAGAAGGCATGACCATAGCCGAATACCGGGAAAAAATGAAAGACCAGATTCTTCAGTCCATGCTGGTCAACAGGGCGGTCCGTTCAAAAATTGTGATTACGGATGAAGACATTCAAACCTATTATGATGCACACAAAGATGAGTTTATCGGGATCAAAAAATACCAATTGAGAAATATTTTATCCCAGAGCCAAGATGAGATCACCCTTGTCGAAAACCGGCTCAAATCCGGTGAGTCCTTTGCCGATCTTGCCCAAGAATTTTCAATTGGATCCAATGCCTCCCAGGGCGGGGAACTGGGTCTGTTTGACATCAATTCTTTTAGTCAGGATATTAAAACAGCTCTGGAGGGTCTTAAAAAAGGGGATCATACCCCTGTAATGAAAACGGGTTCCGCTTTTCAGATCATCTATGTGGAAGATATCATCATGGAAGGAAATCAGACAGCAGATCAGGCCAAAACAAAAATTCAAAATATCCTTTTTAAAGAACAGGGTCAAAAGCAGTTTAATCAATGGATGGAATCTCTTAAACAGAACGCCCATATCAAACTGATGCTCTAA